One window of Trifolium pratense cultivar HEN17-A07 linkage group LG5, ARS_RC_1.1, whole genome shotgun sequence genomic DNA carries:
- the LOC123884814 gene encoding uncharacterized protein LOC123884814 isoform X5: MKNLKKKDEFSVKLSMTPVRKLDESLSSNGLQFDRLQPSDQELVRENSFEFGQFVAREAMLDEEYWTAAWLRAESHWENRTFERYIDSFKRKFADQEFNAVKRRCKVRNGDTCACIIVVRKEQKNVQRSIIKSVVGTLDLNIRYLLQGETFPGERVKTPFCCSTNRTPLSRYGYIANLCVAKSARRQGIASNMMYFAVECAKSNAGVSQVYVHVDRNNRPGQLLYQKMGFELRRLFQMVETANSRLLLEETYLLRLQT; encoded by the exons ATGaagaatttgaagaagaaggaTGAATTTTCTGTGAAGCTTTCGATGACGCCGGTTCGTAAATTGGATGAAAGTTTGAGCTCTAATGGTCTTCAATTCGACCGGTTACAGCCGTCGGATCAAGAGTTAGTTCGAGAAAATTCGTTTGAGTTTGGGCAGTTCGTAGCTAGAGAAGCTATGCTTGATGAAGAGTATTGG ACAGCAGCCTGGCTAAGGGCAGAAAGTCATTGGGAGAATCGAACATTTGAAAG ATATATCGATAGCTTCAAAAGGAAATTCGCTGACCAG GAATTTAATGCGGTAAAAAGGCGGTGCAAGGTGCGGAATGGAGATACTTGTGCATGCATTATCGTG GTGAGGAAGGAGCAGAAGAATGTACAGCGCTCAATAATTAAAAGTGTAGTAGGAACACTTGATTTGAATATCCGATATTTGCTGCAAGGAGAGACTTTTCCTGGG GAACGAGTCAAGACTCCTTTTTGTTGCAGCACAAACAGGACACCACTGAGTAGATATGGTTACATTGCAAATTTATGTGTTGCTAAGTCGGCTCGCCGACAAGGAATTGCAAGCAATATGATGTATTTTGCTGTTGAGTGTGCAAAATCTAATG CAGGTGTGAGCCAAGTATATGTGCATGTTGACAGAAATAATAGGCCTGGACAGTTATTGTACCAAAAGATGGGCTTCGAG CTCCGTCGTCTTTTTCAGATGGTTGAAACCGCAAACTCTCGGTTGTTACTAGAAGAAACATACTTGCTACGGTTGCAgacataa
- the LOC123884814 gene encoding uncharacterized protein LOC123884814 isoform X4: MKIMSPISIQKPEFHILLFKGSPINYKATKITSSWNMSIDSKNSSTRNSNNDMKNLKKKDEFSVKLSMTPVRKLDESLSSNGLQFDRLQPSDQELVRENSFEFGQFVAREAMLDEEYWTAAWLRAESHWENRTFERYIDSFKRKFADQEFNAVKRRCKVRNGDTCACIIVVRKEQKNVQRSIIKSVVGTLDLNIRYLLQGETFPGERVKTPFCCSTNRTPLSRYGYIANLCVAKSARRQGIASNMMYFAVECAKSNGVSQVYVHVDRNNRPGQLLYQKMGFEMVETANSRLLLEETYLLRLQT; this comes from the exons ATGAAAATCATGTCACCTATTTCAATTCAAAAACCTGAATTTCATATCTTACTTTTCAAAGGATCGCCAATTAATTACAAAGCCACAAAAATTACCTCTTCATGGAACAt GTCTATAGATTccaaaaattcatcaacaagGAACAGTAATAATGATATGaagaatttgaagaagaaggaTGAATTTTCTGTGAAGCTTTCGATGACGCCGGTTCGTAAATTGGATGAAAGTTTGAGCTCTAATGGTCTTCAATTCGACCGGTTACAGCCGTCGGATCAAGAGTTAGTTCGAGAAAATTCGTTTGAGTTTGGGCAGTTCGTAGCTAGAGAAGCTATGCTTGATGAAGAGTATTGG ACAGCAGCCTGGCTAAGGGCAGAAAGTCATTGGGAGAATCGAACATTTGAAAG ATATATCGATAGCTTCAAAAGGAAATTCGCTGACCAG GAATTTAATGCGGTAAAAAGGCGGTGCAAGGTGCGGAATGGAGATACTTGTGCATGCATTATCGTG GTGAGGAAGGAGCAGAAGAATGTACAGCGCTCAATAATTAAAAGTGTAGTAGGAACACTTGATTTGAATATCCGATATTTGCTGCAAGGAGAGACTTTTCCTGGG GAACGAGTCAAGACTCCTTTTTGTTGCAGCACAAACAGGACACCACTGAGTAGATATGGTTACATTGCAAATTTATGTGTTGCTAAGTCGGCTCGCCGACAAGGAATTGCAAGCAATATGATGTATTTTGCTGTTGAGTGTGCAAAATCTAATG GTGTGAGCCAAGTATATGTGCATGTTGACAGAAATAATAGGCCTGGACAGTTATTGTACCAAAAGATGGGCTTCGAG ATGGTTGAAACCGCAAACTCTCGGTTGTTACTAGAAGAAACATACTTGCTACGGTTGCAgacataa
- the LOC123884814 gene encoding uncharacterized protein LOC123884814 isoform X2 — MKIMSPISIQKPEFHILLFKGSPINYKATKITSSWNMSIDSKNSSTRNSNNDMKNLKKKDEFSVKLSMTPVRKLDESLSSNGLQFDRLQPSDQELVRENSFEFGQFVAREAMLDEEYWTAAWLRAESHWENRTFERYIDSFKRKFADQEFNAVKRRCKVRNGDTCACIIVVRKEQKNVQRSIIKSVVGTLDLNIRYLLQGETFPGERVKTPFCCSTNRTPLSRYGYIANLCVAKSARRQGIASNMMYFAVECAKSNGVSQVYVHVDRNNRPGQLLYQKMGFELRRLFQMVETANSRLLLEETYLLRLQT, encoded by the exons ATGAAAATCATGTCACCTATTTCAATTCAAAAACCTGAATTTCATATCTTACTTTTCAAAGGATCGCCAATTAATTACAAAGCCACAAAAATTACCTCTTCATGGAACAt GTCTATAGATTccaaaaattcatcaacaagGAACAGTAATAATGATATGaagaatttgaagaagaaggaTGAATTTTCTGTGAAGCTTTCGATGACGCCGGTTCGTAAATTGGATGAAAGTTTGAGCTCTAATGGTCTTCAATTCGACCGGTTACAGCCGTCGGATCAAGAGTTAGTTCGAGAAAATTCGTTTGAGTTTGGGCAGTTCGTAGCTAGAGAAGCTATGCTTGATGAAGAGTATTGG ACAGCAGCCTGGCTAAGGGCAGAAAGTCATTGGGAGAATCGAACATTTGAAAG ATATATCGATAGCTTCAAAAGGAAATTCGCTGACCAG GAATTTAATGCGGTAAAAAGGCGGTGCAAGGTGCGGAATGGAGATACTTGTGCATGCATTATCGTG GTGAGGAAGGAGCAGAAGAATGTACAGCGCTCAATAATTAAAAGTGTAGTAGGAACACTTGATTTGAATATCCGATATTTGCTGCAAGGAGAGACTTTTCCTGGG GAACGAGTCAAGACTCCTTTTTGTTGCAGCACAAACAGGACACCACTGAGTAGATATGGTTACATTGCAAATTTATGTGTTGCTAAGTCGGCTCGCCGACAAGGAATTGCAAGCAATATGATGTATTTTGCTGTTGAGTGTGCAAAATCTAATG GTGTGAGCCAAGTATATGTGCATGTTGACAGAAATAATAGGCCTGGACAGTTATTGTACCAAAAGATGGGCTTCGAG CTCCGTCGTCTTTTTCAGATGGTTGAAACCGCAAACTCTCGGTTGTTACTAGAAGAAACATACTTGCTACGGTTGCAgacataa
- the LOC123884814 gene encoding uncharacterized protein LOC123884814 isoform X1 encodes MKIMSPISIQKPEFHILLFKGSPINYKATKITSSWNMSIDSKNSSTRNSNNDMKNLKKKDEFSVKLSMTPVRKLDESLSSNGLQFDRLQPSDQELVRENSFEFGQFVAREAMLDEEYWTAAWLRAESHWENRTFERYIDSFKRKFADQEFNAVKRRCKVRNGDTCACIIVVRKEQKNVQRSIIKSVVGTLDLNIRYLLQGETFPGERVKTPFCCSTNRTPLSRYGYIANLCVAKSARRQGIASNMMYFAVECAKSNAGVSQVYVHVDRNNRPGQLLYQKMGFELRRLFQMVETANSRLLLEETYLLRLQT; translated from the exons ATGAAAATCATGTCACCTATTTCAATTCAAAAACCTGAATTTCATATCTTACTTTTCAAAGGATCGCCAATTAATTACAAAGCCACAAAAATTACCTCTTCATGGAACAt GTCTATAGATTccaaaaattcatcaacaagGAACAGTAATAATGATATGaagaatttgaagaagaaggaTGAATTTTCTGTGAAGCTTTCGATGACGCCGGTTCGTAAATTGGATGAAAGTTTGAGCTCTAATGGTCTTCAATTCGACCGGTTACAGCCGTCGGATCAAGAGTTAGTTCGAGAAAATTCGTTTGAGTTTGGGCAGTTCGTAGCTAGAGAAGCTATGCTTGATGAAGAGTATTGG ACAGCAGCCTGGCTAAGGGCAGAAAGTCATTGGGAGAATCGAACATTTGAAAG ATATATCGATAGCTTCAAAAGGAAATTCGCTGACCAG GAATTTAATGCGGTAAAAAGGCGGTGCAAGGTGCGGAATGGAGATACTTGTGCATGCATTATCGTG GTGAGGAAGGAGCAGAAGAATGTACAGCGCTCAATAATTAAAAGTGTAGTAGGAACACTTGATTTGAATATCCGATATTTGCTGCAAGGAGAGACTTTTCCTGGG GAACGAGTCAAGACTCCTTTTTGTTGCAGCACAAACAGGACACCACTGAGTAGATATGGTTACATTGCAAATTTATGTGTTGCTAAGTCGGCTCGCCGACAAGGAATTGCAAGCAATATGATGTATTTTGCTGTTGAGTGTGCAAAATCTAATG CAGGTGTGAGCCAAGTATATGTGCATGTTGACAGAAATAATAGGCCTGGACAGTTATTGTACCAAAAGATGGGCTTCGAG CTCCGTCGTCTTTTTCAGATGGTTGAAACCGCAAACTCTCGGTTGTTACTAGAAGAAACATACTTGCTACGGTTGCAgacataa
- the LOC123885810 gene encoding uncharacterized protein LOC123885810, with translation MKSVFPHPPEGKYYLVDAGYPNMKGYLSPYKGERYHIPDFRDGSPAEGIREVFNHAHSSLRNVIERTIGVWKKRWHILCDMRPFPLIKQQKIIVATTTLHNFIRICGVEDVEFNKCDQNRGYIPEREEERNTNEDMSSHNLRRVQDGSYMDRARNQIATRLLENKIV, from the exons atgaaaagtGTTTTCCCTCATCCTCCTGAAG gaAAATACTATTTAGTTGATGCTGGATATCCAAACATGAAAGGATATTTATCACCATATAAAGGTGAAAGATATCATATTCCTGATTTTAGAGATGGAAGTCCAGCAGAAGGCATACGTGAAGTATTCAATCATGCACATTCTTCATTGAGAAATGTCATTGAAAGAACAATTGGCGTTTGGAAGAAGAGGTGGCATATTTTATGTGATATGAGACCATTTCCACTAATCAAACAACAAAAGATCATAGTTGCAACAACAACGCTCCATAACTTCATTCGAATATGTGGTGTTGAAGATGTGGAATTTAACAAGTGTGATCAAAACCGTGGGTATATACCGGAgcgtgaagaagaaagaaatactAATGAAGATATGAGTTCACACAATCTTAGAAGAGTACAAGATGGGAGCTATATGGATAGAGCTAGAAATCAAATAGCCACTAGATTGTTGGAAAACAAAATCGTTTAA
- the LOC123885168 gene encoding uncharacterized protein LOC123885168, giving the protein MSPPTKTTPKPNNIHPLTPTQTTESPSPSPSVPPRRRSLRLASISNSEPPQSPTVTTPEPPTARVSEPKMQKSNLTASESEPILNLRSGKKVLKRGITISNEDEDSEKNDSKRKKKVEENRSEVKIDEGESSRRRILTREEKGKEKETVVVVDERVEFGVEEVNEELNVLEQDGNADNNVREERGVRRNMEGFRRIARENATRFARFADDENNGGDLSPENEQVENEIEDWPGPFSTAMKIIRDREKKGIAFGYVATQRNLVDLIKWKPKSNEEKLGGKLTVPSLQELSIRILAKNVDAIVSLEGVPDALRHRLTQLLCDSRKMNNHFFELLVSGTPTEIRVRDCSWLSEEQFTKCFLASDTSKLVVLQLDQCGRCLPDFVVTSTLARSPKQLPLLTSLSLGGGCRLSDEGLRSLVSSTPMLRSINLSQCSLLTSASLYTLAESLKSLLKELYLDHCLGIDAALIVPALMEFEHLEVLSVAGIPTVCDTFVKDYIVARGHNMKELILKDCINLTDASIKVIAENCPGICGLDLSSVCKLTDLSMGYLTNGCRALHTLKLCRNSFSDEAIAAYVETNGESLIELSLNNVKKVGYHTTLSLASHGKKLHSLDLSWCRNLSDNALGLIVDSCLSLRLLKLFGCTQVTDVFLNGHSNSQIQLIGIKMTSVLQHVKVPDPNRSTLNYSSVSVELAP; this is encoded by the exons ATGTCTCCACCAACCAAAACCACACCAAAACCCAACAACATTCATCCCCTCACTCCCACTCAAACAACCGAATCTCCTTCCCCTTCCCCCTCCGTCCCGCCGCGGCGCCGTAGTCTCCGTCTCGCTTCTATTTCCAACTCCGAGCCTCCTCAATCTCCAACAGTAACTACCCCCGAACCACCAACCGCTAGGGTTTCCGAACCGAAAATGCAGAAATCAAACCTAACCGCTTCGGAATCAGAACCTATTCTTAACTTGCGATCGGGAAAAAAAGTTCTCAAACGCGGAATCACTATCTCAAACgaagatgaagattctgaaaaGAATGATtctaaaaggaagaaaaaagtaGAAGAAAATCGAAGTGAAGTGAAGATTGATGAAGGTGAATCGAGTCGAAGGAGGATATTAActagagaagagaaaggaaaagaaaaggaaactgttgttgttgttgatgaaagAGTTGAATTCGGCGTGGAAGAGGTGAATGAAGAGTTGAATGTTCTAGAACAAGATGGAAACGCTGACAATAATGTTAGAGAGGAACGTGGTGTGAGGAGGAACATGGAAGGATTTCGTCGTATAGCTAGAGAAAACGCAACTCGTTTTGCGCGTTTTGCAGATGATGAAAACAATGGTGGTGATTTGTCTCCGGAAAATGAACAGGTGGAGAATGAGATTGAAGATTGGCCTGGTCCTTTTTCAACTGCTATGAAAATTATCAGGGATCGAGAAAAGAAAGGGATTGCATTTGGTTATGTGGCTACTCAAAGGAATTTGGTTGATTTGATAAAGTGGAAACCGAAATCGAATGAGGAGAAGTTAGGCGGGAAGTTAACGGTTCCGTCTTTGCAAGAACTTTCCATTCGGATACTTGCTAAGAATGTTGATGCCATTGTTTCGCTTGAGGGTGTGCCTGATGCTTTGAGGCATAGGCTTACTCAGTTGCTGTGTGATTCGAGAAAAATGAACAATCATTTCTTTGAACTTCTTGTTAGTGGAACTCCCACGGAGATTCGGGTTAGAGATTGCTCGTGGTTGTCTGAGGAACAATTTACCAAGTGCTTTCTAGCAAGTGATACTTCGAAGTTGGTG gTACTGCAACTTGACCAGTGTGGACGCTGTTTGCCGGATTTTGTGGTAACTTCCACTTTGGCAAGGTCACCAAAGCAGTTACCTTTGTTAACTAGTCTATCGCTTGGTGGTGGATGCCGGCTCTCAGATGAGGGGTTGCGTTCACTTGTTTCTTCTACTCCAATGCTTAGATCAATAAATCTTAGCCAGTGCTCCCTTCTCACATCTGCTAGTCTTTATACTTTGGCCGAATCATTAAAATCTCTTCTGAAAGAGTTGTACCTTGATCATTGCCTCGGCATTGATGCTGCACTGATTGTGCCAGCACTGATGGAGTTTGAGCATTTAGAAGTGTTGTCAGTGGCTGGCATCCCAACTGTTTGCGATACATTCGTCAAGGATTACATTGTTGCACGTGGTCACAACATGAAAGAGCTTATTCTGAAGGACTGTAT AAACTTGACTGATGCATCAATCAAAGTCATTGCTGAAAACTGTCCTGGCATATGTGGGCTTGATCTTTCGAGCGTGTGCAAATTAACAGATTTATCCATGGGATATCTTACAAACGGTTGTCGTGCACTTCATACGCTGAAGCTTTGCCGTAACTCATTCAG TGATGAAGCAATTGCTGCATATGTGGAGACTAATGGAGAGTCCTTGATAGAACTATCACTTAATAACGTTAAAAAG GTTGGTTACCACACAACCTTGTCACTTGCAAGCCATGGAAAAAAATTGCATAGTCTAGATCTATCTTGGTGCCGAAATTTGAGCGACAATGCGTTGGGTTTGATAGTGGATAGTTGCCTGTCGCTGAGATTACTTAAACTCTTTGGATGCACTCAG GTAACAGATGTTTTTCTGAATGGCCACTCAAACTCGCAGATCCAGTTAATTGGTATAAAAATGACTTCTGTTTTGCAACATGTGAAAGTGCCGGATCCTAATCGAAGTACTTTGAATTATTCATCAGTCTCAGTAGAGCTGGCTCCTTAG
- the LOC123885254 gene encoding MOB kinase activator-like 1A encodes MSLFGLGSRNQKTFRPKKSAPTGSKGAQLQKHIDATLGSGNLREAVKLPPGEDINEWLAVNTVDFFNQVNIMFGTLTEFCTPSNCPMMTAGPKYEYRWADGVTIKKPIEVSAPKYVEYLMDWIESQLDDETIFPQKLGAPFPSNFRDVVKTIFKRLFRVYAHIYHSHFQKIVSLKEEAHLNTCFKHFVLFTWEFRLIDKAELAPLEDLVDSIIQ; translated from the exons ATGAGTCTCTTCGGTCTTGGTAGCAG AAACCAAAAAACATTTCGTCCGAAAAAGAGTGCCCCAACTGGAAGTAAG GGTGCTCAACTTCAAAAACATATCGATGCTACATTGGGCAGTGGTAACTTGAGGGAAGCTGTTAAGCTGCCTCCTGGTGAAGATATCAATGAGTGGCTAGCTGTGAACA CTGTGGACTTCTTTAATCAAGTGAATATCATGTTTGGTACGTTGACCGAATTCTGCACGCCGAGTAACTGTCCTATGATGACTGCAGGACCCAA GTACGAGTATCGATGGGCTGATGGCGTTACTATCAAGAAACCAATAGAGGTATCTGCTCCAAAGTATGTCGAGTATTTGATGGACTGGATTGAATCTCAACTAgatgatgaaacaattttccCTCAAAAATTAG GGGCTCCTTTTCCATCCAATTTCAGAGATGTTGTCAAGACAATATTTAAGCGGTTATTCCGTGTATATGCTCACATTTATCACTCACATTTTCAGAAGATTGTAAGTTTGAAGGAAGAAGCTCACTTAAATACTTGCTTCAAGCATTTTGTTTTATTCACATGG GAATTCCGGCTGATCGATAAAGCGGAGCTAGCACCTCTCGAGGACCTTGTTGATTCTATTATACAATGA
- the LOC123884814 gene encoding uncharacterized protein LOC123884814 isoform X3, with protein sequence MKIMSPISIQKPEFHILLFKGSPINYKATKITSSWNMSIDSKNSSTRNSNNDMKNLKKKDEFSVKLSMTPVRKLDESLSSNGLQFDRLQPSDQELVRENSFEFGQFVAREAMLDEEYWTAAWLRAESHWENRTFERYIDSFKRKFADQEFNAVKRRCKVRNGDTCACIIVVRKEQKNVQRSIIKSVVGTLDLNIRYLLQGETFPGERVKTPFCCSTNRTPLSRYGYIANLCVAKSARRQGIASNMMYFAVECAKSNAGVSQVYVHVDRNNRPGQLLYQKMGFEMVETANSRLLLEETYLLRLQT encoded by the exons ATGAAAATCATGTCACCTATTTCAATTCAAAAACCTGAATTTCATATCTTACTTTTCAAAGGATCGCCAATTAATTACAAAGCCACAAAAATTACCTCTTCATGGAACAt GTCTATAGATTccaaaaattcatcaacaagGAACAGTAATAATGATATGaagaatttgaagaagaaggaTGAATTTTCTGTGAAGCTTTCGATGACGCCGGTTCGTAAATTGGATGAAAGTTTGAGCTCTAATGGTCTTCAATTCGACCGGTTACAGCCGTCGGATCAAGAGTTAGTTCGAGAAAATTCGTTTGAGTTTGGGCAGTTCGTAGCTAGAGAAGCTATGCTTGATGAAGAGTATTGG ACAGCAGCCTGGCTAAGGGCAGAAAGTCATTGGGAGAATCGAACATTTGAAAG ATATATCGATAGCTTCAAAAGGAAATTCGCTGACCAG GAATTTAATGCGGTAAAAAGGCGGTGCAAGGTGCGGAATGGAGATACTTGTGCATGCATTATCGTG GTGAGGAAGGAGCAGAAGAATGTACAGCGCTCAATAATTAAAAGTGTAGTAGGAACACTTGATTTGAATATCCGATATTTGCTGCAAGGAGAGACTTTTCCTGGG GAACGAGTCAAGACTCCTTTTTGTTGCAGCACAAACAGGACACCACTGAGTAGATATGGTTACATTGCAAATTTATGTGTTGCTAAGTCGGCTCGCCGACAAGGAATTGCAAGCAATATGATGTATTTTGCTGTTGAGTGTGCAAAATCTAATG CAGGTGTGAGCCAAGTATATGTGCATGTTGACAGAAATAATAGGCCTGGACAGTTATTGTACCAAAAGATGGGCTTCGAG ATGGTTGAAACCGCAAACTCTCGGTTGTTACTAGAAGAAACATACTTGCTACGGTTGCAgacataa